CCGTAAGTGTTTATAAATCATCCCTTACAATGACAACATATGCATAGTTTATAAAATGACCAAGTCGTCCATCCCAACTAAATGGACTGAGACAACAGTCTTCTAGAAGACTTCAACAACGATGACTAGGTTAGGGAGGGGTAAGGCTGCTGGGTAAGCGGCGCCAGTCCTGATTGACAGGTAGGTCAGACTTCACAGCAAAGAAGATGGAAATGTTAGGTAGCAGTAACATGGTCAGACATGGTCAGGAAGGTGACTCTGGAAACACAGAGGCATGATTACAGTAAGACACGAGGAGCAGCTGACTCAAGTTCCTTCTCTGAAAAGCCAGAGTGTGTTAGATAATCCAGTCCTCTCTCAGCTCTATTCCAAAGAAAAACGACATTGTCACGACCCTGTGCTGCCGTCTTCTAGCTGACTATACCTTAATCTTATAACATTGGCAGTTACAGTAACTCTAACATTTGGCCACATAAAATTGGAAGTGTGCCctaattcttcttcttccctAGTTCTGCATCGGAAAAGAGCTGCTCACATCCTGCCTTGTCGGCGACCTCGCTTTCAGAGCCTGACCTAGACCGGTCGTCCTCCTTGTCCACAACTACTGATGAGTTGCCCGACCTAGAGAAAAAGACTCCTGGGGAAATCGGAACAAGGTCCTATGCCAAGGAGCTCATAAACAACATGTGGAACGACTTTTCTGTTGAAGATTATACTCAGTATGACTCTGACCTCCAAACAGccaagaaaaacaggaagaaaccTAAAGCCTGGACGCCCAGGATTACAGTGCCGGTGCCCTTTGAAATGACGGTAAGAGAGCAGAAGCGGAGAGAGAAGGCCTCGGATGCTCAGGAAACCAGGGAGAAGATGCTCAAGAGGAATGAGGACGATGCAGAGTGTAAGAAGAAATTCCGAGCCAATCCAGTTCCTTCCCGCCTGCTCCTTCCCCTTTATGAGGATCTAGTCAAGCAGAACGAGGAGCGTCGGAAGAAGACCCGGGAGAGGAGCAAAGCCGCACTCCTGGCCTCCCAGAAGCCCTTTAAGTTCATTGCGAGGGAGGAACAGAAGCAAGCAATCCgtgagaagaagctgagagaacTTTGTAGGGCTAAGAAGAAACCGAAGCAGTTTAAAGCCAGGCCTGTGCCTCGTTTTATTTACAGACCACCTGCGAATGTCAAGCCAAAGAGGGAAGAGCTCTATGGGGACAGCAGGACACAGCCAAAGGCCAGAGATGTGCTGCAGAGTTCGCCTTGGCCCAGTCACTCCACTTACAGAGCTTTCAGGGACCCCAGAAGTCCTGCAATGCCAAGGGGTAAACACAGGCATAGGCGCCTGAGCCCCAGTGACCAAGGCTTGGAGAAATGGAAGGAACCCTTCTCTGAACAGAGCTTTCGGAACTGCCCGGTGCTTTGTGACCAGTGTTGTCTTTACGAATCCTTATGTGACTccaataaaagacagaaaatctTGGCAGACATCCGAATGGGTGAGGAAATTTTGAAAGAAACACGCAGGCCTAATCCTTCTCCTAGGCATAAATCCCCCAGAAGAAGCGCGCACGCCAGCGCCAGGCCTTGTGAATACAGCCCTCCGATGCCCACCGCGTCTTCCCGAGGGCGCGAGCAAGCCATCAGGTAAGGCACTGGGATGGGCGCTCCTGGTCACATGGTTGCTGAACTGGCATAGGAAGAAGCCCTGTGGGTTTTGGCTTGATAAATCTGAATTTACTAAATTATCTGCAAGGTATTGTATGACATGGTGGAGAACCGTTTGCTAAGAATGTTCTTCTAAGAAACAAAtgtgatttctgtgtttccttgggGAAGGTAGAGAAACAGCATCAGTTTTACTCGGATTTCCAATGTCACAATTACGATTTTGGTCAAAaggtggccttttttttttttttttctggcctttgAATTATCCCATGTTAAATCTTTGCCGGACAACTTCCTCCTTGGCTTAAAGTGAATTAAGCCTTAGTTTGTTGCCCTCAGGAAATCCcttgaggaaaagaaaatgttggaagaagagagaaatcGGATCCTAACTAAACAGaagcaaagaatgagagacttacaGAAACTCCTGGCAACCCGGGTTAAGGCTTACGGCTCACAGCAGAGCTTGTCTCAGCTAGTTAAATCCAGGGTAACCGATCTCAGGTACCACGGAGGAGCCTGGGGACTCCAACAGCAGCTGTCaaactccttcccttccccctttcctttcctttcctttcctttcctttcctttcctttcctttcctttcctctcctttcctttcctttcctttccatgtAACTATGGATACCTAGATATGAAAATACTATGGTATCTTAATTTATGGATTTAAATAATCTTTGGCTGTTTCTCCTCAATTGttacacacatatatccacacatacacatcttaTGATAACAGTCAGTGTATATGCTCACCTCCAGAGTGAGAACCATGAGACCATGTGGACCAGAAGCATTTTCTGTTATGGCCATAGTTAATAACTgctttaaggggttggggatttagctcagtggtagagcgcttgcctagcaagtgcaagtccctgggttcggtcctcagctccgaaaaaaaaaaagaaaaaagaaaaaaaataactgctTTAAAACCAGCACAAAACCTTCTTAtaagtgtgttcttttttttttttttttttttttgagctggggaccgaacccagggccttgcgcttcctaggtaagcgctctaccactgagctaaatccccagccccgagtgtgttcttatttataaatcttttaaatatttgtcatatatacatgcatgtgcataatgcattatatatacatatatactcattgtatatacatacattgtATATCTGGTGCTGGGGATGTGAGGATCAAAGCCTGGACCTTGGACACTGATCTGGCCTTATTAGCCcagagaatatttttttttcaattaacaaACAAGTCAGGGAGCTCTGTTTTAAGTTTGTACCAAATACAACGGTTTGAGTGGCTGCGTCCTGGGTACATGCTGCCCCTCATGACTGTTCCCTGTGAAAGCTAATAGCATCCACAGGACACCTACACTCCTCTGCAAAATATTACTAGAATTCTATAGCGCAGAGTTTGAAAACCAGCATTCCAAACATTGCACATAAAAATGGTCATGCTTATGCAAGAGAAGCTCTCCTCCAAAGCTGGGTAAGTAATATGACTTACTAGCCTCTAAGATCCAAATACATGTATCTGCTTTTAACACTGAGTATTTCTTACAGTGTGGTATTAGCCCACTAATACAGCCTAGTTTGATGAACTTGTGCAAAACATTCCTTTAGGAATACAGTGTTTACTTGTAGGAAGTTAATGCCAACTTACTCTGAGTAAGCGTAATTATAATTACTTATAATTACTTTCTGTACCCGGGATACTCTCTTGTCTCGGCTGCTTTTAGTATAGCTTACCCAGAGAAGCACAGTGCGGTGTAATTCCTTGTGGGGCCTGGTCCATAGAGGAAGACAGCAACATCCAGCATTTTGGCTTCTCTCTTCTGTTGCTAAATACTCATGAGCCCCACTGTCTCGCTTTCCTGCTCCCACTTAATTAATGTTGCCCGTTATGTGATCTCATTTAGGCAAAGAAGAAACGtggggtctttttttttaaatttttttgagaaggtttctctgtgtatcctgggCTGCCCTAGAAAtagctctgtaggccaggctggcctggaactagaagatctgcctgcttctgcctcagagTTTTGGGACTAAAAGCACTGCCCAGTTTCAGGGTCTTGTTTTTGAAAGGATATTTTTAAGGTAACTATTTGGACCAGACTTTCTTGCTTTTGCACATTTCTATATAAAACACTTTCCAGGCAAGTTTGAAGTCTTTTTGCCTTGACAACTTTTGAAATCCAAATGCCCAGACGATTCCTAGAACAGAACAATGTGTGCCTTCAAGGCCTGGCTTTTTATTCTGGACGTAGGAGAATTCTGTCAGTCTAGAAAAGGAACTGGCCCGAACTGTGCTCTCATTTCCTGATTTGACTTCTGAAGTGAATGTCCTAATAGAGCTTCCGTAGCTGACCTTTTAAAATGCCGTTCTCTTTATCTGATTCTAGAAGGAGCGAAAAGGCCAGGATGAAAGAATATTGGCAAGAATTGGAGGAGCAAGATAAAAAATTGCAAAAGAGGCCGATGCTGTTTGAAAGAGTCTCCCAGGTTGTGTTTATTGGAATTTAGGGCCGTTACCAGCGTCCTGTTTcaggacctctggcctccatgtgtgtaCTCCATCTCGTTGTGTCCTACAGTTGCCAAGACATGCCGTTTCTGGGGCAGCTTCATCCAGTCCACCAAGGAAGTGATTTTGCTTAAGATCTGATGAGGCTCGCAGCTCAATAAAGAACACGTCGCCAACCCTATGAACCTCAGGTTCCTGCCACAGTTGCTTTAGTGTCTGGTCTTTTCAGTCAGCCCGGCTCTTATTCTGTTGAGGCTTCGGGATAGCATGGGGAGGTCTTTGATGAGTTCAACCATTTGGTGTATGGCCATCGTAcgcaacatagtgagaccctgtctcttacAAGAATTTTAAAttgcatatttatttgtttgtttgtttgtttgtttgtttatttatttatattacttgtgtgtgagtgttttgtgtgGGCACCATGCACATTTACTGCCCACAGACATCAGAGGGTATTGGATACCTCGGAActggggttgtgagccaccatatgtttgctgagaattgaacctagaCCCTCTGTAgaaataagtgctcttaactactgagccatctctccaggcctaaaaacattaaaaaaaaaaaaaaaaaaaagcagatctctctgcttccccattCTCCGTAGCACATCTTGACCACAGCACCGCCATTCCTTCCCATGGCGGCCATCCACTCCCGGTTTTAGTAGCGATCTCAAGGGGTCTTATGATTAACCTCCCTGCCATCCAGCTGGGCATACACCCACCATGCCACAGCCCCAGCCCTCCTGTCGGCTTCTCAGGCCCgtctcccactccctctcataGCCCCTCACCTGCCCACCTATCTCCCCTACAGTGCAGACTTTGAGTCACCTCTAATCAGGCTGTTTAGTGAAAACCCAAAGACTGTACCTTTTCTTAGCTCCTACTCACACAAACCATAGCTCATAGTCACAGTCTGTGGCCTTCTTCGTGTTCCTCCATGAGCCTTACCCATGTCTGTCTGCATCCCTCTCACCGAGGTATGAGGATTCTGGTCTTCTGTGCAATGTCTCTCTTCCCTGTTAACGAATTGGCTTTAAGGGTAATGGCTTGATctttgaattcccagcacccacagtaaCGTACGGCCGGCCATGGAAGCGCCTAAGAG
This is a stretch of genomic DNA from Rattus norvegicus strain BN/NHsdMcwi chromosome 14, GRCr8, whole genome shotgun sequence. It encodes these proteins:
- the Fam161a gene encoding protein FAM161A, whose amino-acid sequence is MWQIRASAGCHSSPGKDKEVTLENTMNFSDIYHSDEEYFRKLKDLRAAHAEAMVKLEKMYQDKLTMKDIQAALVGDDSSSSASEKSCSHPALSATSLSEPDLDRSSSLSTTTDELPDLEKKTPGEIGTRSYAKELINNMWNDFSVEDYTQYDSDLQTAKKNRKKPKAWTPRITVPVPFEMTVREQKRREKASDAQETREKMLKRNEDDAECKKKFRANPVPSRLLLPLYEDLVKQNEERRKKTRERSKAALLASQKPFKFIAREEQKQAIREKKLRELCRAKKKPKQFKARPVPRFIYRPPANVKPKREELYGDSRTQPKARDVLQSSPWPSHSTYRAFRDPRSPAMPRGKHRHRRLSPSDQGLEKWKEPFSEQSFRNCPVLCDQCCLYESLCDSNKRQKILADIRMGEEILKETRRPNPSPRHKSPRRSAHASARPCEYSPPMPTASSRGREQAIRRSEKARMKEYWQELEEQDKKLQKRPMLFERVSQVVFIGI
- the Fam161a gene encoding protein FAM161A isoform X6, translated to MNFSDIYHSDEEYFRKLKDLRAAHAEAMVKLEKMYQDKLTMKDIQAALVGDDSSSSASEKSCSHPALSATSLSEPDLDRSSSLSTTTDELPDLEKKTPGEIGTRSYAKELINNMWNDFSVEDYTQYDSDLQTAKKNRKKPKAWTPRITVPVPFEMTVREQKRREKASDAQETREKMLKRNEDDAECKKKFRANPVPSRLLLPLYEDLVKQNEERRKKTRERSKAALLASQKPFKFIAREEQKQAIREKKLRELCRAKKKPKQFKARPVPRFIYRPPANVKPKREELYGDSRTQPKARDVLQSSPWPSHSTYRAFRDPRSPAMPRGKHRHRRLSPSDQGLEKWKEPFSEQSFRNCPVLCDQCCLYESLCDSNKRQKILADIRMGEEILKETRRPNPSPRHKSPRRSAHASARPCEYSPPMPTASSRGREQAIRRSEKARMKEYWQELEEQDKKLQKRPMLFERVSQVVFIGI
- the Fam161a gene encoding protein FAM161A isoform X1, with protein sequence MWQIRASFFQVRHLLVSTWMTEAGCHSSPGKDKEVTLENTMNFSDIYHSDEEYFRKLKDLRAAHAEAMVKLEKMYQDKLTMKDIQAALVGDDSSSSASEKSCSHPALSATSLSEPDLDRSSSLSTTTDELPDLEKKTPGEIGTRSYAKELINNMWNDFSVEDYTQYDSDLQTAKKNRKKPKAWTPRITVPVPFEMTVREQKRREKASDAQETREKMLKRNEDDAECKKKFRANPVPSRLLLPLYEDLVKQNEERRKKTRERSKAALLASQKPFKFIAREEQKQAIREKKLRELCRAKKKPKQFKARPVPRFIYRPPANVKPKREELYGDSRTQPKARDVLQSSPWPSHSTYRAFRDPRSPAMPRGKHRHRRLSPSDQGLEKWKEPFSEQSFRNCPVLCDQCCLYESLCDSNKRQKILADIRMGEEILKETRRPNPSPRHKSPRRSAHASARPCEYSPPMPTASSRGREQAIRKSLEEKKMLEEERNRILTKQKQRMRDLQKLLATRVKAYGSQQSLSQLVKSRVTDLRRSEKARMKEYWQELEEQDKKLQKRPMLFERVSQKNARLAAERCYSNTLKALGLSEEFVSQKGRSGKASENVTRPELRSCTSDKESSYGEKRKNEEENYLTDTSSQDSYKGNKEDIKESGEENSGE
- the Fam161a gene encoding protein FAM161A isoform X2, producing the protein MWQIRASAGCHSSPGKDKEVTLENTMNFSDIYHSDEEYFRKLKDLRAAHAEAMVKLEKMYQDKLTMKDIQAALVGDDSSSSASEKSCSHPALSATSLSEPDLDRSSSLSTTTDELPDLEKKTPGEIGTRSYAKELINNMWNDFSVEDYTQYDSDLQTAKKNRKKPKAWTPRITVPVPFEMTVREQKRREKASDAQETREKMLKRNEDDAECKKKFRANPVPSRLLLPLYEDLVKQNEERRKKTRERSKAALLASQKPFKFIAREEQKQAIREKKLRELCRAKKKPKQFKARPVPRFIYRPPANVKPKREELYGDSRTQPKARDVLQSSPWPSHSTYRAFRDPRSPAMPRGKHRHRRLSPSDQGLEKWKEPFSEQSFRNCPVLCDQCCLYESLCDSNKRQKILADIRMGEEILKETRRPNPSPRHKSPRRSAHASARPCEYSPPMPTASSRGREQAIRKSLEEKKMLEEERNRILTKQKQRMRDLQKLLATRVKAYGSQQSLSQLVKSRVTDLRRSEKARMKEYWQELEEQDKKLQKRPMLFERVSQKNARLAAERCYSNTLKALGLSEEFVSQKGRSGKASENVTRPELRSCTSDKESSYGEKRKNEEENYLTDTSSQDSYKGNKEDIKESGEENSGE
- the Fam161a gene encoding protein FAM161A isoform X3 → MNFSDIYHSDEEYFRKLKDLRAAHAEAMVKLEKMYQDKLTMKDIQAALVGDDSSSSASEKSCSHPALSATSLSEPDLDRSSSLSTTTDELPDLEKKTPGEIGTRSYAKELINNMWNDFSVEDYTQYDSDLQTAKKNRKKPKAWTPRITVPVPFEMTVREQKRREKASDAQETREKMLKRNEDDAECKKKFRANPVPSRLLLPLYEDLVKQNEERRKKTRERSKAALLASQKPFKFIAREEQKQAIREKKLRELCRAKKKPKQFKARPVPRFIYRPPANVKPKREELYGDSRTQPKARDVLQSSPWPSHSTYRAFRDPRSPAMPRGKHRHRRLSPSDQGLEKWKEPFSEQSFRNCPVLCDQCCLYESLCDSNKRQKILADIRMGEEILKETRRPNPSPRHKSPRRSAHASARPCEYSPPMPTASSRGREQAIRKSLEEKKMLEEERNRILTKQKQRMRDLQKLLATRVKAYGSQQSLSQLVKSRVTDLRRSEKARMKEYWQELEEQDKKLQKRPMLFERVSQKNARLAAERCYSNTLKALGLSEEFVSQKGRSGKASENVTRPELRSCTSDKESSYGEKRKNEEENYLTDTSSQDSYKGNKEDIKESGEENSGE
- the Fam161a gene encoding protein FAM161A isoform X5; amino-acid sequence: MWQIRASAGCHSSPGKDKEVTLENTMNFSDIYHSDEEYFRKLKDLRAAHAEAMVKLEKMYQDKLTMKDIQAALVGDDSSSSASEKSCSHPALSATSLSEPDLDRSSSLSTTTDELPDLEKKTPGEIGTRSYAKELINNMWNDFSVEDYTQYDSDLQTAKKNRKKPKAWTPRITVPVPFEMTVREQKRREKASDAQETREKMLKRNEDDAECKKKFRANPVPSRLLLPLYEDLVKQNEERRKKTRERSKAALLASQKPFKFIAREEQKQAIREKKLRELCRAKKKPKQFKARPVPRFIYRPPANVKPKREELYGDSRTQPKARDVLQSSPWPSHSTYRAFRDPRSPAMPRGKHRHRRLSPSDQGLEKWKEPFSEQSFRNCPVLCDQCCLYESLCDSNKRQKILADIRMGEEILKETRRPNPSPRHKSPRRSAHASARPCEYSPPMPTASSRGREQAIRRSEKARMKEYWQELEEQDKKLQKRPMLFERVSQKNARLAAERCYSNTLKALGLSEEFVSQKGRSGKASENVTRPELRSCTSDKESSYGEKRKNEEENYLTDTSSQDSYKGNKEDIKESGEENSGE
- the Fam161a gene encoding protein FAM161A isoform X4, which produces MWQIRASFFQVRHLLVSTWMTEAGCHSSPGKDKEVTLENTMNFSDIYHSDEEYFRKLKDLRAAHAEAMVKLEKMYQDKLTMKDIQAALVGDDSSSSASEKSCSHPALSATSLSEPDLDRSSSLSTTTDELPDLEKKTPGEIGTRSYAKELINNMWNDFSVEDYTQYDSDLQTAKKNRKKPKAWTPRITVPVPFEMTVREQKRREKASDAQETREKMLKRNEDDAECKKKFRANPVPSRLLLPLYEDLVKQNEERRKKTRERSKAALLASQKPFKFIAREEQKQAIREKKLRELCRAKKKPKQFKARPVPRFIYRPPANVKPKREELYGDSRTQPKARDVLQSSPWPSHSTYRAFRDPRSPAMPRGKHRHRRLSPSDQGLEKWKEPFSEQSFRNCPVLCDQCCLYESLCDSNKRQKILADIRMGEEILKETRRPNPSPRHKSPRRSAHASARPCEYSPPMPTASSRGREQAIRRSEKARMKEYWQELEEQDKKLQKRPMLFERVSQKNARLAAERCYSNTLKALGLSEEFVSQKGRSGKASENVTRPELRSCTSDKESSYGEKRKNEEENYLTDTSSQDSYKGNKEDIKESGEENSGE